In Mycetocola spongiae, the genomic stretch TCCCCGCTGATCGCGGCGAAGAGCTCATCGGCCGGGCCCTTCAGCGGGAGCACACCACTCTGCCCACCCGAGCTGCCCAGGGCATTGGGATACTGCACAAAAACAACCTGCTCCAGCGGAATCGCCTTCAGCGCCAGCGCGATCTGCACCATCGTATTGATGTTATTCAGGTTGCTGGACAGCGTCATATTGCTCACGGCCGCCTTGGCGATCGAGAAGAGTTTGGTGGGATCGGAGAGCGTGGCGGAGTCCTTGAGCTCGCGCACCAGCGCCGAGAGGAATACCTGCTGATTGCTGATCCGGCCCAGATCGGAGCCATCGCCCACACCGTGCCGGGTGCGCAGGAACTGCAGCGCGTCCAGGCCCTGCAGGTTATGCATTCCGGGCTCCAGGAACGTGCCGGTATAGCGGTCGGAGATCTCCTGTGCCACACAGACCTCCACGCCACCCACGGCATTGGAGAGCTCAATCACGCCGTTAAACTGCACCTCGGCGGCAAAGGGGATGGAGAGGTTGGTGAGCTTTTCCACGGTGGACACCGTGCAGGCCAGGCCGCCGCGGGCCAGCGTGGAGTTGATCTTCGCGGAACGCATCGCGGGATATTTCTGCCCGTCCGGCCCCACACACTCGGGCACATCCACAAACATGTCCCGCGGGAAGCTCACGACCGAGGCGGCGCTGTGGTCCTCGGAGATATGCAGCAGCATCGTGACGTCGTTCAGCACGCCCGTTTCCTTGGTGGGGTCACCAAAGGAGGGGTCCTGGCCCTGCCGGCTATCGCTGCCCACGAGCAGTAGATTCACGCCGCCCTTGATCTCATCGATCGGCGGGACCTCGGCGGTATTGGACAGGGTCACGGAGGGCTTCGCGGTATTCACGATATCCCAGGCCGCATAGGCGGCCACACCCGCACCGCTGACCATGACCACGGCCAGGGCGGCCGCGGTGGCCTTAATGCCCGTGAGCCACGGGGAGGACTTCCGGAGGCGTCCGTGGCGGGCGCCGGGCACGGCCGCGGACTGCTGAGAGCGTTGATGAGCGGGACTCACACTGCTCCTTTCTTCGGAGAACATGGGGAACCCCCGCCCGGGTGCGATCTTCGCCGGGCCGCCGGGACGGGCCGACACGGGGTATCGCGCCCTAGGCAGAGGAGGGAAGAACAGCATGTCAGCATTTCCCGTGGATTTCCTGACAGCGGTTTTCGGGGGTGTTGCCGGTCCAGGCGGCACCGTCCCACCGCGGCGCGCATTTAAAAGGCGGGTGGGGCCGGGAAGCAATTGCTTCCCGGCCCCACCCGCCGCGCACCGTTGGTCGCTAGCGACTAGGCGTTGCTGCCCAGCTCCTCACGACGGTTGCGGCGTGCGATCAGAAGACCGGCCAGCATCAGCGCGAGCGCGAGCCCACCCAGCTGCAGGAACGTTCCACCCGTGCTGGGCAGTCCACCCGCGAGCGCGGGCAGCGGGAGGATCTGCACCGTGGCGCAGGAGCTCTCGGGGTCCGTGCCGGGGTTCTTCACCGTGGTCTTATCCCACGGTCCCACCGGGGTGGTGAGCGAGGCACAGTTGACCATCTCACCGGCGGCGGCATAGGTCACCGTGACGGAGAAGGACTTCTCGGCGCCGGGCTCCAGCGCGTCAATCGTCCAGGTCAGGACTCCGTTGGCCGCGGTGGCACCCGGGGCGGATACCAGGGTGGCACCCGCGGGCAGCGTATCGGTGACGGGCACGTTCTTCGCCTCGATCTCACCCGTATTGCGCACCAGGATGGTGTAGTTCACGGGCTCACCGAGCGAGGCCATCGGGCTCGCCACGGTCTTGGTGATCTCCAGCGAACCGGTCAGGAACGTATTGGTGATGATCACCTGTGCGGGCTCCTGCTCGGTCTCCGGGTCCAGGATCGTGACGATTCCGTCCTCGGGGCTATACGCGGTGGCCACGGCCAGTCCGGCGTCGGTCTCGGTGACCGCACACTCGGCACCCACGAGGATTCCCTCGATCGTGGCGCGGTAGTCCTGCGAGGCGCTCAGCACCACAACTCCGGAGTTCGGCAGGGCCACGGTCATGGTCTCACCATCGCGCTGCCAGGTGCAGGTCACGGCGGCCGTATAGTCGTCGTTTCCGAACTTCTCCACGCCGCTTCCGGTGCGCTCCTTGATCAGCTCCAGCGAGCCAACCTCGAAGTAGTTGGTGATGTCCACGGTCGAGGCGGCCTCGCCGATGGTGATCGCATCGGGGTTCTCGGTGTGGTTAGCCCCACCGGTCTTGACCTCGGTCACGCCACAGACGGTGCCATAGGGGAACTGCACACCCTCGGGCTCCTGCTCGGAGGTGACCAGGGTGGACTCGCCACCGGTGATCGCGAAGGAGCCATTTGCGTAGAGCTCCTGGTCACCATAGGTGCAGGTGATCGCGGCGGTGAAGGGGCCGTTACCAAAGACATCGGCTCCGCTACCGGCCACGTTCTTGAAGACCGAGAGCGTTCCGGTGGCATAAACGTTGTGCACAACCGCGGTATTGGCGGCGTCGTTCTTGGAGTCCTCGTCCAGCGGGTTCACGGTGAACGTGGCACTCACGGGAGCGGCGGTCTCGGGCTCCTCGGAACCCTCCTCCTCCGCGGCCAGCAGCCGCGGAGCATGAACGTCCACACCGTTAACAACCATGCGGGTCTCATTGGCCAGGGAGTTATCGGTCTCGGTCAGCTCACAGGAGGCGCCGGCCGGGATCCGATCAACGATCTTCTCCTCGCCGTCCAGCAGGGTGAAGTCGAGGCGATCCTCGCCGTCCCACAGCACGGGCACTCCGCTCACGGCGGCGGTGCACTGCAGCGAGAAGGAGAACGTACCGAAGTTCACGCCCTGGGCGAGCGAGTCCACCTGCTTGACGATCTTCAGGTTGCTGAAGTCATAGGTGTTCTCGAGCACGATCGGGGCCAGGTCGGTGACCTCGTTATTCACGATGATCACGTTCTGCGCACCGCCACCACGGCGGGTTTCTCCGTAGAGTCCACGCTCTCCGGCCTCGGTTACGTCACACAGGGCGCCCAGGGGCAGACCCGTGATGGTGCGTGCAAACTCGTTCTCGGTATTCAGTCCGTAGCTTCCGTTACCCGGCATGGTGAGCTTGGCAAAGGCGGGGGTACCGTCCTCGGCCAGCAGGCCACTGGGTACACGACACTGCACGGCCGCTCCGGCAAAGCCCGGGGCGTAAAGCTCCGCGGCCTCACCGACCATCTGCTTGGCGATCGCCAGCGCGCCGGTCTGGATGCGCACACCAACAACCTTGGGTGCACGGGTCAGAGACTCGTTATTCACGAAGTTCGCAAGCGCACCGGCCTGGTTCCAGGCCACCACACCGTCGACGGGGGCAACCACGGGGGCACCATCGCTAAACGCATCCGAGCGGGGCACGTTGATCGTCTGGAAGTCCACGCTTGCCGAGGCATTGGGCGCGAGGCCGCCACCGGTCATTCCGCTGAAGTCATACTTCACGCGGATCGCGGTGATGGAATCGGACTCCTCGGCCAGGTTGAACTTATCCGAGTCGATCCAGGTGCTTGCCTCACAGGTGGGGTTTGCGCGCCACGTGCTGCCCGAGTTCGGGCCGGTGCACACGCTGGTGCCCGTGGTGACCTGCCAGGTCATCTTGGCTCCGGCGAGGTTGCCGAGCAGCTGCACACCGTGCGCACCATCAAAGAGGGGGCGGAAGGTGGACTCGCGCGAGGTACCGGCCACGAGGGTACGGTCACCGGTCGCGGGCAGGACGTCCACGATGGTGGCCGAGGAGATGGCCTGGTCACCGGTATTGGCGATGCGCAGACGCCAGGCGTCCGTGCCACCCACCACGGTATTGGCGGCACACTCGGGTCCGAAGAACCCATCGGCGTCGGCAACACAATCGCGACCGGGGATCTTATTGGTCGCACCGGAGACGAGCTTATCCTCGGCGTTCTCGCGCAGCTCACCCTTGACGGTCTTATAGAGCTGGAAGAGTCCAC encodes the following:
- a CDS encoding LCP family protein: MSPAHQRSQQSAAVPGARHGRLRKSSPWLTGIKATAAALAVVMVSGAGVAAYAAWDIVNTAKPSVTLSNTAEVPPIDEIKGGVNLLLVGSDSRQGQDPSFGDPTKETGVLNDVTMLLHISEDHSAASVVSFPRDMFVDVPECVGPDGQKYPAMRSAKINSTLARGGLACTVSTVEKLTNLSIPFAAEVQFNGVIELSNAVGGVEVCVAQEISDRYTGTFLEPGMHNLQGLDALQFLRTRHGVGDGSDLGRISNQQVFLSALVRELKDSATLSDPTKLFSIAKAAVSNMTLSSNLNNINTMVQIALALKAIPLEQVVFVQYPNALGSSGGQSGVLPLKGPADELFAAISGDKPISLSGDTGLGSVKEDPATPGAPTESATQAPATQAPATQAPATPDAGTGTLAPTDGGAVVLPPSVQGQTAGEFTCSAGNAKPKR
- a CDS encoding DUF5979 domain-containing protein; its protein translation is MSYNSDPLLYWDTVSAVELYNSDLGAWVTVTAPATGWMNNTGFSGHTLTAEERASTTGMRLTVVPNTTARTAAADNAMAPPVNSGIATSTSGSVRTIPLLWELRNTLRVPSGDSKWVEAETALNADKGAVENTVLVTGTRGDKTSSNTDKDTISLTNSTPAVKVSKVADKKTNVLPNLTDATPADFPVVTYTMKAANTAGSSASYLRLTDPCAVASKCATGPTEWNANVFAGATYDENNPFERMTLTGITFPDASQMADRDASQVLLWDRAEDGTLSTRAPLSINAAEALTPAQLTTVVGASVLFQGTDPARDGGKLKAGNLATDTVAESNVLGMTLVTQVRAYERTSGAVVTPDSVNKSNINNVVHSQSYDPVLAPENTPTSVENESVKVVSGELKIATTKTISPSSLTEVQRHTPLTLTLAANDNNSTVSTGKVVVEDSTEEFWNTYRLTGFNPAQVTLPAGADRVQVDLRTGTAKDATWHNGTAAAAAALPAGVELDAVTGIRFTFTKLNAVAFSRTTPPASWNTNIVLPLALRDVTLAGEEIVFAGSIDNVITAETSRNDNPLIYPSKDAKNEASISLGLGTHSLDVSKAPAQQTVQVDADNLWTLTFTNSRNSYLNITELVDIMPATLKWDEEEPTFSTSEGGTLSTDVVTRLDRETNTLHFTWPEGANRMAPGEKFTVTMNMPLQPGLEPNGKAINQMVVTTAQQLDSCTNTSVPTEGKIPNLPGNQCGTTNYVQQSTGGLFQLYKTVKGELRENAEDKLVSGATNKIPGRDCVADADGFFGPECAANTVVGGTDAWRLRIANTGDQAISSATIVDVLPATGDRTLVAGTSRESTFRPLFDGAHGVQLLGNLAGAKMTWQVTTGTSVCTGPNSGSTWRANPTCEASTWIDSDKFNLAEESDSITAIRVKYDFSGMTGGGLAPNASASVDFQTINVPRSDAFSDGAPVVAPVDGVVAWNQAGALANFVNNESLTRAPKVVGVRIQTGALAIAKQMVGEAAELYAPGFAGAAVQCRVPSGLLAEDGTPAFAKLTMPGNGSYGLNTENEFARTITGLPLGALCDVTEAGERGLYGETRRGGGAQNVIIVNNEVTDLAPIVLENTYDFSNLKIVKQVDSLAQGVNFGTFSFSLQCTAAVSGVPVLWDGEDRLDFTLLDGEEKIVDRIPAGASCELTETDNSLANETRMVVNGVDVHAPRLLAAEEEGSEEPETAAPVSATFTVNPLDEDSKNDAANTAVVHNVYATGTLSVFKNVAGSGADVFGNGPFTAAITCTYGDQELYANGSFAITGGESTLVTSEQEPEGVQFPYGTVCGVTEVKTGGANHTENPDAITIGEAASTVDITNYFEVGSLELIKERTGSGVEKFGNDDYTAAVTCTWQRDGETMTVALPNSGVVVLSASQDYRATIEGILVGAECAVTETDAGLAVATAYSPEDGIVTILDPETEQEPAQVIITNTFLTGSLEITKTVASPMASLGEPVNYTILVRNTGEIEAKNVPVTDTLPAGATLVSAPGATAANGVLTWTIDALEPGAEKSFSVTVTYAAAGEMVNCASLTTPVGPWDKTTVKNPGTDPESSCATVQILPLPALAGGLPSTGGTFLQLGGLALALMLAGLLIARRNRREELGSNA